From the genome of Triticum aestivum cultivar Chinese Spring chromosome 3B, IWGSC CS RefSeq v2.1, whole genome shotgun sequence, one region includes:
- the LOC123071240 gene encoding uncharacterized protein isoform X1, with product MPARSFMRLRAALSLLAHAFNFIHPSIWVQSLDRWIPIGRDAATVPSGLLQEAVSTGESPMEGSRGRCRWGGRRRSMLMVALALCFVVGVSLCCCARSGACSASGCSGRSTVVALRSDFWRRRTASFGNQERLGASGSGGGRRLLVVAGPGSYPPRCTSKCGSCNPCYPVHVAVPPGVPVTTEYYPEAWRCRCGNRLYMP from the exons ATGCCTGCGCGTTCTTTTATGCGTCTGCGCGCTGCTCTCTCTCTTCTCGCCCATGCATTCAatttcatccatccatccatctgggTGCAGAGCCTCGACCGGTGGATTCCGATCGGTCGAGACGCCGCTACAGTGCCGAGTGGGCTGCTACAAGAGGCAGTGTCTACGG GGGAATCGCCCATGGAAGGCTCCCGGGGGAGGTGTAGATGGGGTGGCAGGCGCAGATCCATGCTAATGGTGGCGCTGGCCTTGTGCTTCGTCGTGGGCGTCTCCCTGTGCTGCTGCGCCCGGTCCGGGGCTTGCAGTGCCAGTGGCTGCAGTGGGAGGAGTACTGTGGTGGCGCTCCGTTCAG ATTTTTGGAGACGAAGAACAGCATCGTTCGGTAATCAG GAGCGGTTAGGCGCCAGCGGGAGCGGGGGAGGACGGAGGCTGCTGGTGGTAGCCGGGCCGGGGTCGTACCCGCCGCGGTGCACGTCCAAGTGCGGCAGCTGCAACCCGTGCTACCCGGTGCACGTGGCCGTGCCGCCGGGGGTGCCGGTCACCACGGAGTACTACCCGGAGGCGTGGCGGTGCAGGTGCGGCAACCGGCTCTACATGCCATGA
- the LOC123071240 gene encoding EPIDERMAL PATTERNING FACTOR-like protein 6 isoform X2, translating to MEGSRGRCRWGGRRRSMLMVALALCFVVGVSLCCCARSGACSASGCSGRSTVVALRSDFWRRRTASFGNQERLGASGSGGGRRLLVVAGPGSYPPRCTSKCGSCNPCYPVHVAVPPGVPVTTEYYPEAWRCRCGNRLYMP from the exons ATGGAAGGCTCCCGGGGGAGGTGTAGATGGGGTGGCAGGCGCAGATCCATGCTAATGGTGGCGCTGGCCTTGTGCTTCGTCGTGGGCGTCTCCCTGTGCTGCTGCGCCCGGTCCGGGGCTTGCAGTGCCAGTGGCTGCAGTGGGAGGAGTACTGTGGTGGCGCTCCGTTCAG ATTTTTGGAGACGAAGAACAGCATCGTTCGGTAATCAG GAGCGGTTAGGCGCCAGCGGGAGCGGGGGAGGACGGAGGCTGCTGGTGGTAGCCGGGCCGGGGTCGTACCCGCCGCGGTGCACGTCCAAGTGCGGCAGCTGCAACCCGTGCTACCCGGTGCACGTGGCCGTGCCGCCGGGGGTGCCGGTCACCACGGAGTACTACCCGGAGGCGTGGCGGTGCAGGTGCGGCAACCGGCTCTACATGCCATGA